In Halobacterium noricense, the genomic stretch CGGTCGACGACTCGGTGACACTCCGGAAGACGGTGGCGTACGTCGCCGAACGTGCCGCCGACGCCGACGGCCGGCCGACCCTGCACTTCGTCTACCCGGTGTCGGAACGCATCGACACCAGCGAGGAGGGCGCGGAAGCGACGGCCGCCGTGGAACTCCTCGACCGCATCGAAGTGTGGATCGAGGAGGACCTCGGCGACGCCGCCGACTCGGTCGACGTCGAGGCCGCCGTCGTCGGGCAGACGGAGTACCTCTTCAACCCCGGCGACTACGCCGACGTGCTCGCCGACTACGCGCGCCGCCACGGCGTCGGGACGGTCGTCCTCGACCCCGAGTACAACCCGCTCGGGATGGCCCCGCTGCTCCCGCCGCTGGAGGGCGAACTCGAATCCGCCGGCCTGACCGTCGAACTCGCGCCCGTCGAGCGGCCGACCCGCCGCAGCCCGCTCACGCGGACCGCCGGCCTCGGCCAGTTCGTCGTGTTGTTCTGCGCGACGTACGGGTTCTACCTGCTCGTATCGGGCACGCTGGCGACGTTCGACCTCGCGACCGGTGCCATCACCGCGGGCGTCGTCTCCGCGCTGTTGTGGCGCATCACGACGCGCGGCGAGGTCGAGGTGAGCAAGCTCGGCGGCCGGCTCGCGCGGTTCGCGCTCTACGTTCCCTTCCTGCTGTGGGAAATCGTGAAGGCGAACCTCGACATCGCGTACGTCGTCCTCCACCCGCGGCTCCCCATCGACCCGCGCGTCGTGGAGTTCGACGCCGCGGTGTGGTCGGCGCTCCCGGCGACGACGCTCGCGAACAGCATCACGCTCACGCCCGGGACGCTCACCGTCGACGTCACGCAACGCCACTTCACGGTGCACAGCCTCACGGCCGGTGCTCGCGACGACCTGCTGGACGGCGCGCTCGAACGCGCGGTTCGGTTCGTGTTCTACGGCCGGCGCGCCGCCCGCATCGCCAGCCCCGCCGAACGCGGCGCGCGCACCGACGACGAAACGGAGGATGAGAACGCGTGACGCTGCTCACCGACATCCTCTTCGGGGGCGCGGCGGCGTTCATCGTCGTCTCGCTGTCCATCCTCTACCGCGTCGTGCGCGGCCCGACGATGCAGGACCGCGTCATCGCGGTCAACGCCATCGGGACGAACATCGTCGTCATCATCGCGCTCGTCGCGGCGGCCACCGGGAACCCCTCGGCGCTGGACATCGCCATCGTCTAC encodes the following:
- a CDS encoding cation:proton antiporter, whose amino-acid sequence is MTLLTDILFGGAAAFIVVSLSILYRVVRGPTMQDRVIAVNAIGTNIVVIIALVAAATGNPSALDIAIVYALLNFLMSIAISKFTVERGGVL
- a CDS encoding monovalent cation/H+ antiporter subunit E; this translates as MAGDDLLVPVDDSVTLRKTVAYVAERAADADGRPTLHFVYPVSERIDTSEEGAEATAAVELLDRIEVWIEEDLGDAADSVDVEAAVVGQTEYLFNPGDYADVLADYARRHGVGTVVLDPEYNPLGMAPLLPPLEGELESAGLTVELAPVERPTRRSPLTRTAGLGQFVVLFCATYGFYLLVSGTLATFDLATGAITAGVVSALLWRITTRGEVEVSKLGGRLARFALYVPFLLWEIVKANLDIAYVVLHPRLPIDPRVVEFDAAVWSALPATTLANSITLTPGTLTVDVTQRHFTVHSLTAGARDDLLDGALERAVRFVFYGRRAARIASPAERGARTDDETEDENA